The Duganella sp. BuS-21 sequence CAGCGGTGGCGCCAGCAATGGCGGCTACGGCGCGCTGGGCGGCGCCGGCGGCAACGCCAGCAACGGCAGCGCCTCCAACGGCGCGCCATCGGTGGGTGGCAGCGTCGGCGGTAGTGGCGGCGCCGGCGGCGCGGCCGCCAACGCCAGCAGCGGCGCCGGCGGGGCCGGTGGCTCGGGCGGCGTGGGCGGCGCTGGCGGCGCCGGCGGTGAAACCTACGGCGGCATCGGCGGCCAGGGTGGCGCTACCGGCGGGGCAGGCGGCGGCGCCGGCGGTGCGGCGGGCGCGGGCGGTGCAGGGGCGCATGGCGGTGGCGCCGGCAGCAGCTCCGGCAACGCCAGCAGCACTGCGGCGGGCGGCGCGGGTGCCGGCGGCGCGGCCAGCTCGTCGAACAGCAACAGCAGCGATGGCGGCGGCATGCCGGTGGCGCAGACCGGCACTGCGACTTCGGGCGCGGCGACGGGCGGCGGCGGCGCCGCCGGTGACGGCACCAGCACCTCGGGCGCGGCCACCGGTGGCGCCGGCGGTGCGGGGGCGGCAGGTGGCACCGGCGGCGCCGGGGCGGCAGGCACCAGCGGTGCGGGTGGCGCCGGCGCTGCCGGCGGCACGGCCAGCAGCACCGGAGCAGCCGGTGGCGCGGGCGCGGCCGGCGGCACCGGTGGCAACAGCGGCGCAGCCTCGAACACCGGCGGTAGCGGCGCGGCCGGTGGCGCCTCGACCGGCGGCACGGCCAGCAATGGCGATCCGACCAATGGCAACGCCACCGGCGGCGCCGGCGGTGCCGGTGGTGCGGGTGGCGGCGGCAATACCGGCGGCGCCGGCGGCGCGGGCGGCACCAATACCGGCGGTGCGGCAACGGCGGGGGCCGGCGCTGGCGGCGTTGGCGGTGCAGGGGCCGCCATCACGGTCGATGCCGGCACGTTCAATATGTCTAACACGATGAGCAGCGTCGGCCAGTCCGCCGCCGGCATCATGGTGGCGGCACAAAACAGCGGCATCGCTTCGCTGGTGCAGCAGAGCGTCAACGTGCAGGCCAACCTGGCGGTGGGTCGCTAAGCACAGCAGGGCGGGGCAGGCGCACGCCGGCTTGCCTCGCTCTCTTGAGGGAAGGAGAGACGATGCGATTACAAGTTAAATACCTGGCTGCGGCGCTGGCCTGCGCCGCCTGCTGGCAGGCCCTGGCCGCCGACCCGGCGCTAGAGGCGGCCGGTCCTCCGGGCTTTGATACCGCGCCGGTGTCGTTGGAGCGGCTGGCGCAGCTGCGTGGCGGTGCCGACACGGTCCGCAACGAGCTGCAGCTGAACGGCGCGGTCAGCGGCAACGCGGCGGTCAACGTCGTGACGGGTGCGAACAGCATCGGCAGCGCGTCGTTCAGCAATGCCTCCGGCCTGCCGGTGGCGATACAGAATTCCGGCGCCAATGTCCTGATCCAGAACGCCACCATCATCTACATCCAGATGCAATGAAAATTTTTGCCACAATATTGCTGGCCGCCTGTGCGGGATCCACGTCGACAACGGCGGCAGCCGCCGGCGCCGACCTGCCCAGCGTGGGCGGCGCCGGCTACATGCTGCCTGTGACCAGCCTGAAAGCGCTGCGCTTTCGGACGACGATACGCCAGCAGCACGACTTCAGTTGCGGCTCGGCGGCGCTGGCAACGCTGCTGAGCTATCACTACGACAAGCCGGTCACCGAGGAACAGGTGTTCTCGGCCATGTACGCGCAGGGTGACCAGCCGCGCATCCAGCGCGAGGGCTTCTCGCTGCTGGACATGAAGCGCTATCTGGCGCAGCTGGGCTTTATCGCCGACGGCTACCAGCAGCCGCTGCAAAAGCTGGCCGAGGCGCGCTTTCCCGCCATCGCCCGCATTGTGGAGAACGGCTATCTGCACTTTGTCGTCATCAAGGGACTGGACCAGCAGCGCGTGCTGATCGGCGACCCGGCCGGCGGCGCCCGCGCATTGCGCCGCGACGCCTTTGAAGCCATGTGGCCCGACCGTCTGTTGTTCGTGATCCATCACTGGCCCGGCCAGCCGCGCTTCAACCAGGCCGCTGAATGGCGGATCGCGCCGCAGGCGCCGCTCGATGCCGGCATCGGCCGTGGCAGCTTGTCCGACATGGTGCTGCCCAAGAACGGCAGCGGCAATTTTTGAAACGGAGCTCGCCCATGCATAGCTGCTATTCCATCCTGGCCGGCACGCTGCTGGCTTGCGCCGTCTGTGCGCAGGCCGGGGCCGAGGCCTCTGCCGTCGATGACTGGATCGCCGTCGACGACAGTGAGCTGGAGCAAGCACGCGGCGGCTACGCGGTCGGCGGCGGGCTGATGCTGTCGCTAGGTGTCGAACGTTTGGTTTCGATCAATGGCAGTGTTGTAGCCAGCACCCATTTTTCCATCGCCGATATGACACAGTTGAGTGCTGCGGAAGCCGCGATGGCCAGCGATGCGCTGGCCGCCGTGGTGGTACAGAATGGCGTCGGCAACCTGGCCGAGCCGCTGTCCGCGCGGGGACTGGGGGCGCTGGTGATCCAGAACAGCGTCAACGACCAGGCGATACGCAGCCAGACGACGATCAACACTACCGTCAGCAACCTGGCTTTGCTCAGGGCGGTCAATTTTGAAAGCGGTTTGCGCGATGCCTTGAGCGCTGCGGTCGTCAAGTAAGCCAACTTGAGGAGCGACGATGCGTGCGAGTGTTTCGGCTGTGAAGCGGCATGCCAGCGTGCTGGCGATGATGGTATGGGGCGCGGGTGTCCAAGCCCAAGCGCAGGCGCAAAGTCCCGACGACGGCCGCCCGCCGGCGGTGGCGCCGCTGTTCGAGCAGCCGGGCGTGCTGACGCCGCGCGGCAAGCTGGTGTTGGAGCCGTCGCTGCAATTCGGCTATTCGTCGAGCAACCGGGTGGTGCTGGTGGGTTACACCATCATCCCGGCCTTGCTGATCGGCCTGGTGGATGTGCGCGAGGTCAAGCGCAACACCATCACCGGCGCGCTCACCGGCCGCTACGGCCTGAGCAACCGCGCCGAGCTGGAAATCAAGCTGCCGTATGTCTACCGCAGCGACTCCACCGTCAGCCGCGAGATCTTCACCGGCAGCGGCGTCGATCGCGTGTTCGAGACCAGCGGCCGCGCCGTGGGCGACGCCGAACTGGCGCTGCGCTATCAGCTCAACGCCGGCGGCGCCGACCGCGCCTATTACGTGGCCGGGCTGCGCTTCAAATCGCGCACCGGCAACGACCCGTTCAACGTGGTGACCGACTGCACCCAGCGCTGCGTCGGCCCCAACGCCACCGGCACCGGCCTGCCGCTGGAACTGCCGACCGGCTCCGGCTTCTACGCGCTCCAGCCCAGCCTGACCTGGCTGTACCCGAGCGACCCGGCGATTGTGTTCGGCAGCGTCAGCTATCTGCACAATTTCAAGCGCAGCGGCTTGCACCGCCGGGTGCTGAATGGCGAATCGGAGCCGCTGGGCACGGTCGCGCCGGGCGACGTCATCGGCTTCAATTTCGGCATCGGCCTGGCCTTGAACGACAAGGCGCTGATCAGCTTCGGCTACGACCACAGCTCAGTCGCCCGCACCAGGCAGAACGGCATCCCGGTGCCGGGCTCGGTGCGTACCCAGCTGGGCACGTTGCTGACCGGTTTTTCCTACCGCATCAGCGACAAAGCGACCATCAACGTCGCGGTCGGCGCCGGCCTGACGCGCGACACGCCGGACGTGCAGCTGTCGTTCCGGTTGCCGATGACGTTTTAAATTCGGCCGCAGCCCCCGTTTTGCAACGCGAACGGACACATTGCGTGCATTTAAGGTATTGTAGTGCTCCTGATAATTTTTCAAAATAGGGGAGCCATGAGCACACGTACCTTGACCATCATTGCCGCACTGCTGGTGAGCGCGACCGCGCAGGCCGCCGCGCCCATGGCCCGCTTCCAGGCGCCGGGGTTCTACCGCAGCACGCTGGGCGACTTTGAAATCACGGTGCTCAACGACGGCACGCTGGATCTGCCGGTCGACAAATTGCTGAAGCAGCCGCCGGCCAAGACCGTGGCGGCGCTGGACAAGGCTTTCCAGAAGAGCCCTTTGCAGACTTCGGTCAACGGTTTCCTGATCAACACCGGCAGCAAGCTGGTGCTGATCGACACCGGCGCGGCCAGCCTGTTCGGGCCGACGCTGGGTCAACTGCTGGGTAATCTAAAGGCGTCCGGCTACAAGCCGGAGCAGGTGGACGAAATCTACATCAGCCACATGCACGGCGACCACGTGGGTGGGCTGGCGGCCAGCGAGCAGCGCGTATTCCCGAACGCGGTGGTCCGGGCCGGCAAGCTCGACGCGGATTACTACCTGAATCCGACCAACCTGGAGAAGGCTTCGGCCGAAGCCAAGGATAATTTCCAGGGACCGATGGTCTCGATCAATCCCTACGTCAAGGCGGGCAAGTTCCAGCCGATAGTCGCCAACACGGAACTGGTGCCGGGCATCAAGTCCTACTTCAACGGCGGGCATACGCCGGGCCATATCACGTATGTGGTGGAGAGCAAGGGGCAGAAGCTGGTATTGCTGGGCGACCTGCTGCATGTGCAGGCGGTGCAGTTTGAAGATCCTGGTGTCGGCATTCAGTTCGACACCGACAGCAAGATCGCGACTGCGGAACGCAAGGAAGCGTTCGCGGCGGCGGCAAAAGAGGGCTACCTGATCGGCGCCCCCCATTTGTCGTTCCCCGCATTGGGGCATGTGCGGGGTAACGGCAAAGGTGGCTACGTGTTCGTGCCGCTCAGCTATACGCAAGCTCGTTAACCCAAACCGAGGCAGGGGTCTGACCCCGTACGGGGTCGGACTCCCGGTAGCACGTACTGCGGGGTACTAATTACGCCAGGGCCGGGTAGTCGGTGTAGCCGACTTCCGAGCTGCCGTAGAAGGTCTCAGCATTCCAAGGATTAAGCGGCGCATCAGCCTTCAAACGCTCCACCAGATCCGGATTCGAAATGTAGTCTTTGCCGAAGGCGATCGCATCGGCATTGCCGCTGTCGAGCACCGACTGCGCCACGACCTTGTCCATCTTTTCATTGGCGATGAACACGCCGCCGAATTCCTTCTTCAGCAGCGGGCCCAGGCTGTCCTCGCCGACCGCTTCGCGCGCGGCGATAAAGGCGATCTTGCGCTTGCCCAGTTCACGCGCCACATAAGCGAAGGTCTCGGCCGGATTGGAATCGCCCATGCCGTGCGAATCGCGGCGCGGCGCCAGGTGCATGCCGACGCGGTCCGCGCCCCATACTTCGATCACGGCATCGGTCACTTCCAGCATCAGACGCGCACGGTTCTCGATCGGGCCGCCGTACTGGTCGGTGCGCTGGTTGCTCTGATCTTGGAGGAACTGGTCCAGCAGATAGCCGTTGGCGCCGTGGATCTGCACGCCGTCGAAACCGGCTTTCTTGGCGTTTTCCGCACCTTTTTTATAGGCGGCGACTACGCCGGCCAGCTCTTCGGTAGCCAGCGCGCGCGGCACCGGATAAGGACGTTGCGGACGTAGCAGGCTGACATGGCCTTCGGCCGCGATGGCGCTCGGCGCCACCGGCGCTTCGCCGTTCAGGAAGCTCGGGTCCGAGATGCGGCCCACGTGCCACAGCTGGGCGAAGATCACGCCGCCCTTGGCGTGCACGGCGGCGGTCACTTGCTTCCAGCCTTCCACCTGCTCGTCGGACCACAGGCCCGGCGTATCGGCATAGCCCACGCCTTGCGGGGTGACGGCGGTTGCCTCGCTCAGGATCAGGCCGGCGCTGGCGCGCTGGCCGTAGTATTTGGCCATCAGGGCGTTCGGCACGCGGCCGCCGCCAATGGCGCGGGCGCGGGTCAGCGGCGCCATGATGACGCGGTTTTTCAGGGTGATGTCACCTATGGTGATCGGATCGAACAGAGTTGCCATGATAAAGATTCCTTTTATAGTTGCATTTACAGTTGCATTTACAGTTGCATTTGATCGATGAAGGCCCGAATGACTTCTTCATCACGTTTGAAATAGCTCCACTGGCCAACGCGCTGCGACGTCACCAGTCCGGCCTTGACCAGCACCGCGAGGTGGGCTGACATGGTCGACTGCGACAAGCCGGCGCGACGGTCGATCATGCCGGCGCAGACTCCCAGGCTCAGCGGATGCTGCTGTTCCGAGAAGTACAGGTCCGGCTCTTTCAACCACGCCAGAATCTGGCGTCGCATCGGGTTGGCGAGGGCTTTGTGGATAGCGTCTATGTCCATGATGGCTATATGTATCGTGTTTTTCCGATTTCAATATCGCCATATTACGATATAAAAGAAAAACGTGCTGGCGGCCGAAAAATCCTTTATTTTGTGAGAACATTGTTGGAACTCTAACGGGGACCGTATGTCGAGTCATTACCTGGATGTGGCGGTGGGGCTGTCCTACACTTTTCTGGCGGTGAGCCTGCTGTGCAGCGCCACGCGGGAAGCGATCGCCTCGCTGTTTCAGACGCGCGCCAAGGTGCTGCTGGACGGCGTGCTGACCATGCTGCATGAGTCGTCGGTCAAGCCGCGCGTGCGCGGCATCGTGCCGTCGATCCTGCGCCTGTTCCGGCGTGAAGGCGGTTTCCGGCTCGACCGGCTGGGCGACAAGTCGCTGGTGGCCGACGTGATGCGCCATCCGCTCATCACCGGCATGGCGCAGCGCGGGCGCATGCCTTCCTACATTCCGTCAACGATCTTCGCGCGCGCCTTCGTTTCGACGCTGACGGCGCGCTACGGCAAAGGCCAGACGGCGGCGGGGCTGCTGAACAGCGTAGGCAATGAAGGACTGACGCGCACACTGCTGGCCTTGATGGGAGAGGGGCCGGGCGACGCGGCGGCGCTAGAGGACGCGGTGCGCATCTGGTACGACACCGTGATGGAGCGCATCAGCGGCTGGTACAAGCGGCGCTCGCAATTCGTGCTGTTTCTGGTCGGGCTGTTCTATGCGTGCGTGATGAACATCGACGCGCTGCAACTGTCGCAGCGGCTGTGGACCGACGCCGCATTGACGGCGGAGTTGGTGCAGAAGGCCGAAACCGCCAAGCCGGCCTCGCCGCCGCCAACTGTGCCGCTGGAGCAAGCCAAGCAGGCCAAGGTGCAAACCGCATTCTTGCAGGAGCTGCCGATAGGCTGGCCGTCGGACCGCTTCACCGGCATCAGCGGCACCTGGCCGATCACCATCGCTATTGTGTATGCGTTGATCGGCTGGATCGCCACCGCCTTCGCCGCCTCGCTGGGGTCGCCGTTCTGGTTCGACGGCGTCGGCTGGTTGCTGGCGCTGCGCGGCACCGGCGTCAAGCCGGCGGCGGAAACCACCGCCGCCACGTCAACCGCGACCACGCTGCCGAGCTTGCGGAAATAAGCTTACTTGCCGAGTTGCGCGCAGTTCGCCGATTGGATTGCGCGCTCGGTGATGCTGCTGATGCTTTTGATCGCGTCCTGTGTGCAGGAGGCTTGGTCGACCACGTGCGGGGCCGGCTTGCTACTCATCTCCTTGTAGCCGATGACGACCAGGGCGGCGGTGGCGCAGACCACCAGTATCCAGTTGAATTTGGTTTGCATGGTCAGGCCGCGAAGTGCAGGGCCAAGCCGATCACGGCAGGCAGGGTTTGGATCAGCAGGATGGTGCGCTTGACGGTGACGCCGCCCCACACGCCGGCCACGGCCACGCAGCTCAGGCCGAATATGGTGAAGGCCGAGGCGATGGCCGCATCGGGATGCAGCAGGCCGACCACCAGCGCCGCCACCAGGAAGCCGTTGTAGCAGCCCTGGTTGGACATGGCCGGTTGCACGATCTCGGCTTTTTCCTTGCTCAGCCCGAACACGCGGCGGCCGCGTGTATTGAACAATACGGTTTCCAGCAAGACGATGTAGACGTGGATCAGTGCCACCAGGGCGGTGACGATTTGCGCTGCCAGCTGCATGAGAGCTCCTTTTATTAGAATGATAAATTGGCGCGGGTGAGATAGTACCATTCGCTATTGGCGCCGGCGCCGCTGTCCGGGAACAGGATGCGGCCGTCGAACTCGGCCAGCACCGGCGTGCCATCGACGCGGCGGCCGATTTCCTCGCCTTGCCGCACCGGGTCGAAGCTCGACCAGTTGCGGCTGAAGGCGTCGCCGGCGTCCTGCTTGTCGTAGACCGCCACCATGCTCAGCGCTTCCATCTGCTCCGGGGCTACCGGCTCCGGCGCCGGCGCGTCGATCAGGCCGAGGAAGGCCAGGGTGTTGAGGATGGCGCGGTAGGCGACTTCCGGCGCTTGCGGATCGCTGTGCTGGCCGCACTCCAAGGTCAGCGCGTAGCCGCCGGTGGAGCGCATGTATTCGGTGGTGCCGATGCCGTAGCGCAGCACGGTTTGCAGTTCGCCGCTACCGGCCAGGCGGCGCTGCACGCCGTCGCCGTAGGTGCGCAGCCAGCCATCGACGAAGCGGCGCACGCCGAGCCGTCGCGCCAGCGCGCGTTCCTGTGCTTCGTGCTGGAACGGCTCCAGCGGTCCATCGTTATTGCGCGGCCCGACCATCACGAACGGTTCGCTGGCCGCGTTAAAGGAATGCAGGTCGAGCAGCACCTCGTGCCGCGCGAGCAGAGGGCAGAGCCAGTTGGCCACCCGGTCCTCGAAATCCTGCGGATGCGTATTGGGAAAGAGATTGCGGTTCAGATTACGTTCACCAGCCCGCTCGCCCTGGGCGTAGGCCAGCGGATTGGTTACCGGCACAAAAGTCACGCTGCCACGCCGTAGTGACAGCTGGCCGGCATCGAGTTCGCGCATCACGCGCACGATGGCGTGCGTACCGCAGATTTCGTTGCCGTGCACCGCGCCGGTGACGATCAGCCGCGTGCCGCCATGCTGACCGCTGTACTGGTGGGATTGGAACTGCAAGCGGTCCGCGTCGATCATCGTGTTCGCACAAAAGTTGGTATGGCGGCTAGTTTAACCAGATTGGCGCGGCACGGCGAGCTTATCGCTGCGGTTCGTTTTGCACCTGCGGATCGTGCATGAAGGAGACGCCGTCTTCATCCTGGAATTGCAGGGTGATGTTGAAGGTCGCGGGGCTGGTGTTGGCGTCGCTGAAGGTGAGCAATTTGCGGCTGACGCTCAGGCTTGCCTGGCTCAATTGGTCGTTGTCGGCCGGCGAAACGGTCATGCCGGTAAACACGATGTTCTGGTCGCCGCTATCGTAGATCTGGTAGTTGATGACCGTGTCTTCGTCCGTCACCACCGGCATTTCCGGCGCGGTTTGCACCTTGTACTTGCCAGGCTGGTCACCCGGCCTTACTTTGACCATGACGTTGATGTACTGGGTGCTTGCACGAAGTTTGCTCATGAGTTCTCTTTCTTCAGAGGGTGGGTGGACAGGTAATGTAAATAGGCGGGATCCCGGTACGACATGGCTTCCAGCTGCTTGCGCGCTGCCGATGCCGGTGCCGGCTGGTTAAGGCAGGCATGCGCTTTCACCCAAGGCGAGAGGACGTTGAAATCGGCGCTGTTGCCCACCAAGGGCTGCAATATGTCGATGACGGCCGTGCAGTGCGCATTGGTCGCAGCAGGCTGATCCGCGACCACATCCGCGTGCAGCAGCAGGGCGTCGATCAGCGTGTTGCGGATGACCCGGTCGGCCGCAGCGGCGGCATGGAGTTGTTTGAGGCGCGCGACGGCTTGCTGAAGGGTGGCTGCCGCCTCGCCTTTGGCGCGCCCCTGCAACTGATGCAGGGCTTTTTGGTACTGCACGCGGGCCACCATCATTTGCAGGTTCAGCTTTTTCGGCTCCAGTGCGCTCAGCGCGGTGAAGTCATGTTCCAGCCGGTCCAGCTTGGCCAGGGTCTGCGGCGGCGTGTCGTGTCCGGCAGCCGTTTCGATCAGGCGCAATTGGGCGATGTGGAGATTGCGCTGCCAAGTGCGGTTGCTGGCGTCTTTTTCCACCATCGTTTGCAGCAGCGCGTTGGCTTGCTGGATATGCGTGCGGCTGGCGCCGATGTCGCCGCGCGCCTGCGCCAGCTCGGATTGATGGGACAGCGCCGACGACAGGCGGTTCAGCCATAGCGTCTCGCCCGGGTTGTTTTGATGGAGCGGATGGAGCAAGGCCAACACGCGCGCGTTCAGTGCGGTGGCGGTATCGAGATGCCCGAGCTGTATCTGCGCGCTCGCTTGCCACGACAGGCTGTCGGCCAGGTCCGCCGCCAGCTGCTTGTCTTGCGGTGTTTTGGCGTAAGCGCGCGACTTCAGCTCAACCGATAAACCGAATTCGCTGGCGGCGCGCTGCACGTCGTCACGCTGGAGGGCGAGCGCACCAAGATTGTTGTGG is a genomic window containing:
- a CDS encoding MBL fold metallo-hydrolase, which produces MSTRTLTIIAALLVSATAQAAAPMARFQAPGFYRSTLGDFEITVLNDGTLDLPVDKLLKQPPAKTVAALDKAFQKSPLQTSVNGFLINTGSKLVLIDTGAASLFGPTLGQLLGNLKASGYKPEQVDEIYISHMHGDHVGGLAASEQRVFPNAVVRAGKLDADYYLNPTNLEKASAEAKDNFQGPMVSINPYVKAGKFQPIVANTELVPGIKSYFNGGHTPGHITYVVESKGQKLVLLGDLLHVQAVQFEDPGVGIQFDTDSKIATAERKEAFAAAAKEGYLIGAPHLSFPALGHVRGNGKGGYVFVPLSYTQAR
- a CDS encoding C39 family peptidase is translated as MKIFATILLAACAGSTSTTAAAAGADLPSVGGAGYMLPVTSLKALRFRTTIRQQHDFSCGSAALATLLSYHYDKPVTEEQVFSAMYAQGDQPRIQREGFSLLDMKRYLAQLGFIADGYQQPLQKLAEARFPAIARIVENGYLHFVVIKGLDQQRVLIGDPAGGARALRRDAFEAMWPDRLLFVIHHWPGQPRFNQAAEWRIAPQAPLDAGIGRGSLSDMVLPKNGSGNF
- a CDS encoding alkene reductase, translated to MATLFDPITIGDITLKNRVIMAPLTRARAIGGGRVPNALMAKYYGQRASAGLILSEATAVTPQGVGYADTPGLWSDEQVEGWKQVTAAVHAKGGVIFAQLWHVGRISDPSFLNGEAPVAPSAIAAEGHVSLLRPQRPYPVPRALATEELAGVVAAYKKGAENAKKAGFDGVQIHGANGYLLDQFLQDQSNQRTDQYGGPIENRARLMLEVTDAVIEVWGADRVGMHLAPRRDSHGMGDSNPAETFAYVARELGKRKIAFIAAREAVGEDSLGPLLKKEFGGVFIANEKMDKVVAQSVLDSGNADAIAFGKDYISNPDLVERLKADAPLNPWNAETFYGSSEVGYTDYPALA
- a CDS encoding acetate kinase; translated protein: MVWGAGVQAQAQAQSPDDGRPPAVAPLFEQPGVLTPRGKLVLEPSLQFGYSSSNRVVLVGYTIIPALLIGLVDVREVKRNTITGALTGRYGLSNRAELEIKLPYVYRSDSTVSREIFTGSGVDRVFETSGRAVGDAELALRYQLNAGGADRAYYVAGLRFKSRTGNDPFNVVTDCTQRCVGPNATGTGLPLELPTGSGFYALQPSLTWLYPSDPAIVFGSVSYLHNFKRSGLHRRVLNGESEPLGTVAPGDVIGFNFGIGLALNDKALISFGYDHSSVARTRQNGIPVPGSVRTQLGTLLTGFSYRISDKATINVAVGAGLTRDTPDVQLSFRLPMTF
- a CDS encoding DUF1304 domain-containing protein, producing the protein MQLAAQIVTALVALIHVYIVLLETVLFNTRGRRVFGLSKEKAEIVQPAMSNQGCYNGFLVAALVVGLLHPDAAIASAFTIFGLSCVAVAGVWGGVTVKRTILLIQTLPAVIGLALHFAA
- a CDS encoding ArsR family transcriptional regulator; this translates as MDIDAIHKALANPMRRQILAWLKEPDLYFSEQQHPLSLGVCAGMIDRRAGLSQSTMSAHLAVLVKAGLVTSQRVGQWSYFKRDEEVIRAFIDQMQL
- a CDS encoding entry exclusion lipoprotein TrbK; amino-acid sequence: MQTKFNWILVVCATAALVVIGYKEMSSKPAPHVVDQASCTQDAIKSISSITERAIQSANCAQLGK
- a CDS encoding succinylglutamate desuccinylase/aspartoacylase family protein; this translates as MIDADRLQFQSHQYSGQHGGTRLIVTGAVHGNEICGTHAIVRVMRELDAGQLSLRRGSVTFVPVTNPLAYAQGERAGERNLNRNLFPNTHPQDFEDRVANWLCPLLARHEVLLDLHSFNAASEPFVMVGPRNNDGPLEPFQHEAQERALARRLGVRRFVDGWLRTYGDGVQRRLAGSGELQTVLRYGIGTTEYMRSTGGYALTLECGQHSDPQAPEVAYRAILNTLAFLGLIDAPAPEPVAPEQMEALSMVAVYDKQDAGDAFSRNWSSFDPVRQGEEIGRRVDGTPVLAEFDGRILFPDSGAGANSEWYYLTRANLSF